Proteins encoded together in one Thalassotalea crassostreae window:
- a CDS encoding DUF2878 domain-containing protein, translated as MNYPLIINSLIFNIIWFCCVYFQAAGVAALLLIIWAIYQYKQLSYWRYFLTLSATGIAVDSLLIHFDWMLFGEPVVIPRFLVLLWIAFSFYSTILFKHLPFNYGVYTVISGIAGVSSYIAAEALGAVKINWNFDAFTAAFIAFWILFLPCSQLLYRRMSCSKQSAHH; from the coding sequence ATGAACTACCCACTAATTATTAACAGTCTAATATTTAACATCATTTGGTTCTGCTGTGTATACTTTCAAGCAGCCGGTGTTGCTGCTCTGTTATTAATTATATGGGCCATTTATCAATACAAACAACTTTCATACTGGCGTTACTTTCTAACGTTAAGCGCAACTGGTATCGCCGTCGATTCTTTACTTATTCATTTCGATTGGATGTTATTTGGCGAGCCGGTCGTAATACCTAGATTTTTAGTTTTGCTATGGATTGCATTTAGCTTTTACAGCACCATTCTTTTCAAACATTTACCGTTTAACTACGGAGTCTACACAGTTATTTCTGGCATTGCCGGTGTAAGTAGTTATATCGCTGCAGAAGCGCTAGGTGCAGTAAAAATAAATTGGAACTTCGATGCATTTACTGCTGCTTTCATCGCTTTTTGGATCCTATTCCTTCCTTGCTCTCAGTTATTATATCGGAGGATGTCATGTTCAAAACAATCTGCTCATCATTAA
- a CDS encoding LPP20 family lipoprotein has product MKRQQTLSFICASIFALLVSSCSSGGNENPKPSWIDNPEIEYSSQQYLTATGYASQRDVAANSALANLAKIFTVDINADTKEFSKAITSNSSGTYTIENTQELSRSVVTTTDLELEGAIIKETWVSPVGEHYALAILEKQRAARNLTQKIRNADQNTTQLLAYSKNTAPNVVLAFHALRQARGEQIKREIAHQQLIQVANKSIPNKTSSKEIETLIKQSLAQLSVATSAESDESNSVLQSALGQLGIPHAGQSNLLLKAKLDTIDPAFKEEWYWLRGSYDLSLVDNGTVITHMRWPIKISAREEQLLQPRLQDEISKNLPDYLLELLSTPPK; this is encoded by the coding sequence ATGAAACGCCAACAAACATTATCATTTATATGTGCATCAATTTTTGCTTTGCTTGTTTCTTCCTGCAGCAGCGGTGGCAACGAAAACCCAAAACCAAGCTGGATTGATAATCCAGAAATTGAATACTCGTCACAGCAATACTTAACGGCGACAGGTTATGCTTCACAACGTGATGTTGCTGCTAATAGTGCACTAGCTAATTTAGCTAAAATATTTACCGTTGATATAAATGCTGATACCAAAGAATTTAGTAAGGCAATTACCAGTAATTCTAGTGGAACTTACACCATCGAAAATACCCAAGAATTAAGCCGAAGTGTGGTAACAACAACTGACTTGGAACTTGAAGGTGCGATCATTAAAGAAACCTGGGTTAGCCCTGTTGGCGAACATTACGCGTTAGCAATACTTGAGAAACAGCGAGCTGCAAGAAACTTGACGCAAAAAATTCGAAATGCAGATCAAAATACTACGCAGCTTCTTGCCTATAGTAAAAATACTGCGCCAAACGTGGTACTCGCATTTCACGCCTTACGCCAAGCTCGAGGTGAGCAAATTAAACGTGAAATTGCACATCAGCAACTGATACAGGTGGCAAATAAAAGTATTCCTAATAAAACCAGTAGCAAGGAAATAGAAACGCTAATCAAGCAATCTTTAGCGCAATTGAGCGTCGCAACAAGTGCCGAGAGCGATGAAAGTAACAGCGTCTTGCAGTCTGCTTTAGGACAACTTGGTATTCCACATGCAGGGCAATCAAACCTATTGTTAAAAGCAAAATTAGACACCATAGATCCAGCATTTAAAGAAGAATGGTATTGGTTACGTGGTAGCTATGATCTTAGCTTAGTAGATAATGGTACGGTAATAACCCACATGCGTTGGCCAATAAAAATATCTGCTCGTGAGGAGCAATTATTGCAGCCGCGTTTGCAAGATGAGATCAGCAAAAATTTACCGGATTATTTACTTGAGCTATTAAGTACGCCTCCAAAATAG
- a CDS encoding COG3014 family protein, producing the protein MLKQSSVGRKGILPTLFCHQLLLGFALLILTGCGITQQKVNTLSQTLKTDTPENLLVKFQAMKPDANDQVLFDLNIGMLQFLSQDYDAAIETLTYAKNEMAALYATSVTENIGAATINETMRSYTGTPTDLVMVHNILALSYLFRDDLQGARVEMLQADIMMKKLVKSDSNIGQLASTHVISAIVYELSGEIDNAFISYKFAADIMQSHGLALPRGVKLALARMSKNLGQLDQYDKYVAEFNMDEEALDSYLASTMSNVFVLYFDDLVIHKRQRSVMANHESYDNDNDRIIRVSVPAYPPGNRIYSHAQLSAGEEVISTEQVENVDKLAKEDLSAEYPAILLAATTRAVFKDSMVKNSEKKDSTAGVLMNIVTVLTEVADVRSWSTLPASIDYAYLSTEQPLLSINAPGNQTHTIELTTGSKHVIMVTSLTDKLFHYQSMDSRPSPIPLQ; encoded by the coding sequence GTGCTAAAACAGTCATCTGTGGGTAGAAAAGGCATTTTACCCACACTTTTTTGTCATCAGTTATTACTTGGGTTTGCTCTATTAATACTCACTGGTTGTGGAATTACCCAACAAAAAGTTAATACGCTTTCTCAAACCTTAAAGACCGATACACCAGAAAATCTATTAGTAAAGTTTCAAGCAATGAAACCTGACGCTAATGATCAAGTGCTATTCGATCTTAACATCGGAATGTTACAGTTTCTCAGCCAAGATTACGATGCGGCAATAGAAACTCTTACTTATGCAAAAAATGAAATGGCTGCGTTATACGCGACATCTGTAACAGAAAATATAGGTGCTGCAACGATTAATGAAACAATGCGTAGCTATACCGGTACGCCAACTGATTTGGTTATGGTTCACAATATTTTAGCTTTGTCTTATTTGTTTCGAGACGATTTACAAGGAGCCAGGGTTGAAATGTTGCAAGCCGATATCATGATGAAAAAACTGGTTAAAAGTGACTCAAATATAGGTCAACTAGCCAGCACTCATGTTATTTCCGCTATTGTCTACGAACTCTCTGGTGAAATAGACAACGCTTTTATTAGCTATAAATTTGCCGCAGATATTATGCAAAGTCATGGATTGGCTTTGCCTCGTGGAGTAAAATTAGCACTCGCTAGAATGAGTAAAAATTTAGGTCAATTAGATCAGTATGACAAATATGTCGCTGAATTTAATATGGATGAAGAGGCGTTAGATTCGTATTTAGCATCGACGATGAGCAACGTGTTTGTTTTATATTTCGACGACCTTGTAATCCATAAAAGACAACGCTCAGTTATGGCTAACCATGAAAGTTATGACAATGACAACGATAGAATAATTCGAGTGTCAGTACCGGCTTATCCGCCAGGAAACAGAATTTATTCTCATGCTCAATTAAGTGCGGGTGAAGAGGTAATTTCTACTGAGCAAGTTGAAAACGTAGATAAACTCGCTAAAGAAGACTTAAGTGCCGAATATCCAGCAATATTGCTGGCTGCAACAACTAGAGCGGTATTCAAAGATAGCATGGTCAAAAATTCTGAAAAGAAAGACTCTACTGCAGGTGTGTTAATGAATATCGTGACAGTACTAACGGAAGTCGCTGATGTAAGAAGCTGGAGTACGTTACCAGCGTCAATAGATTATGCATATTTAAGCACTGAGCAGCCATTGTTATCGATTAATGCTCCGGGAAATCAAACTCATACAATTGAGTTAACAACCGGTAGTAAACACGTGATAATGGTCACAAGCTTAACGGACAAATTATTTCACTATCAAAGTATGGATAGTCGCCCTAGCCCTATTCCATTACAATAA
- a CDS encoding penicillin-binding protein activator LpoB → MKLNKLVGISLACAIALTGCSTTVERVDASTVADLSGAWNDTDSQLTAKTMVADALTRPWFSKHLKATGKSPTVIVGRINNLSHEHINTQTFISDIERELINSGEVEFVADSTARKEIREERGDQDLNATEATRNAMGQEIGADYMMQGNINTIIDVDGSDQVRFYQVDLELVSMKDNRKVWIGQQKIKKLVENSKMRK, encoded by the coding sequence ATGAAATTGAATAAATTAGTTGGCATAAGCTTAGCCTGTGCAATTGCTTTAACTGGTTGTAGCACTACCGTTGAGCGAGTTGATGCCAGTACAGTAGCTGATTTAAGTGGTGCTTGGAACGATACCGACTCGCAATTAACTGCGAAAACTATGGTGGCCGATGCATTAACTCGCCCTTGGTTTAGCAAACATTTAAAAGCAACAGGAAAATCGCCAACAGTTATCGTTGGGCGCATTAATAATTTAAGCCATGAGCATATAAACACACAAACATTCATCTCAGATATTGAACGTGAATTAATAAACTCTGGTGAGGTTGAATTTGTTGCAGACTCTACAGCGCGAAAAGAAATTCGAGAAGAACGCGGCGACCAAGACTTGAATGCAACGGAAGCAACTCGCAATGCAATGGGTCAAGAGATTGGCGCAGATTATATGATGCAAGGAAACATCAATACCATTATTGACGTGGACGGCAGTGATCAGGTTCGTTTTTACCAAGTTGATTTAGAGCTTGTTAGCATGAAAGACAATCGCAAAGTTTGGATTGGCCAGCAAAAAATCAAGAAGCTAGTTGAAAATAGCAAAATGAGAAAATAA